The following are encoded together in the Hyalangium minutum genome:
- a CDS encoding RNA methyltransferase — translation MVLPIRFVLMRPRNAENLGAAARALKNCGLSEWTWVRPEAEDLEPARRLAVHAEDVLGGVKRADTLEEAVADCVWVVGTSSRKVEGKRRLSPRAVGEELVARAAQGPVAVVFGDERSGLTNAEVERCHDLSAVPTDPSQPSINLAQAVLLYAYEVRMASLAAAPPPPAPLPVAASDAELARVEQTLEETLKTGGFLVDEQPGRTGLRDLFAPLRRSRLTRNEAQLWLAALHTVRKRLTSG, via the coding sequence ATGGTGCTCCCCATCCGCTTCGTCCTGATGCGTCCGCGCAACGCGGAGAACCTCGGTGCCGCCGCGCGGGCCTTGAAGAACTGTGGCCTGTCCGAGTGGACCTGGGTGCGGCCCGAGGCGGAGGATTTGGAGCCGGCCCGGCGGCTGGCGGTGCACGCGGAGGACGTGCTGGGCGGGGTGAAGCGGGCGGACACGCTGGAGGAGGCGGTGGCCGACTGCGTGTGGGTGGTGGGGACGAGCTCCCGGAAGGTGGAGGGCAAGCGGCGCCTGTCGCCCCGGGCTGTCGGAGAAGAGCTGGTGGCCCGGGCAGCCCAGGGGCCAGTGGCGGTGGTCTTCGGAGACGAGCGCAGCGGGCTGACGAACGCGGAGGTGGAGCGATGCCACGATCTGTCCGCGGTGCCGACGGATCCGTCGCAGCCATCCATCAACCTGGCGCAGGCGGTGCTGCTGTACGCCTACGAGGTGCGAATGGCCTCGCTGGCGGCGGCGCCTCCCCCACCCGCTCCGCTGCCCGTGGCGGCCTCGGACGCGGAGCTGGCGCGCGTGGAGCAGACCCTGGAGGAGACGCTCAAGACCGGGGGCTTCCTCGTGGATGAACAACCGGGGCGCACGGGGCTGAGGGACCTGTTCGCCCCCCTGCGGCGCTCGCGGCTCACGCGCAACGAGGCACAGCTGTGGCTCGCGGCGCTCCACACCGTCCGAAAGCGGCTGACCTCGGGCTGA
- a CDS encoding TetR/AcrR family transcriptional regulator produces the protein MTSDAPSPRKPLDEARQRRLLEAALTVFLRYGFRKTSMDEVARAAQVSRQGLYLHFATKEELFRATVEYTLENSLAAATAALGDASLRLEARLVRAFDEVTGRHVGMMGAGASDLLEAGGEIIGPMLARHEELFLEAVAKTLRTSGLLAAYKTAGLTARQLADTLYATSRGLKHSSANREAFVAGMTVAVRAMCAPLEESA, from the coding sequence ATGACTTCCGACGCCCCCTCTCCGCGAAAGCCCCTCGACGAGGCGCGTCAGCGCAGGCTGCTGGAGGCCGCGCTGACGGTCTTCCTGCGCTACGGGTTCCGGAAGACGTCCATGGACGAGGTGGCCCGGGCCGCTCAGGTATCGAGGCAGGGGCTGTACCTGCACTTCGCGACCAAGGAAGAGCTGTTCCGGGCCACCGTCGAGTACACGCTCGAGAACTCTCTGGCCGCCGCGACCGCCGCACTGGGAGATGCCTCGCTCCGGCTGGAGGCACGGCTGGTGCGCGCCTTCGACGAAGTCACGGGCCGGCACGTCGGGATGATGGGTGCGGGCGCATCCGACCTTCTCGAGGCCGGTGGCGAAATCATCGGCCCCATGCTTGCCCGCCATGAGGAACTGTTCCTGGAAGCGGTCGCCAAGACGCTGCGTACGTCCGGGCTGCTGGCCGCCTACAAGACCGCCGGGCTCACGGCGCGCCAGCTCGCGGACACGCTCTACGCGACGTCACGCGGGCTGAAGCACAGCAGCGCGAACCGGGAAGCCTTCGTCGCGGGAATGACGGTCGCCGTCCGCGCCATGTGCGCACCACTCGAGGAGAGCGCATGA
- a CDS encoding MBL fold metallo-hydrolase, with amino-acid sequence MKNLRKQSWLRWGLGGLGALFALVVVGALVDGWRAFGQRAIGDRRARMEKSTQWSSGHFVNPQPMVNDLWGSLVGAFNASKDASPSQPIPTVRGGAERFATPPPSGLRVTWLGHSTILVEVDGHRILTDPVWGERASPLSTVGPKRWYAPLLALKELPPVDAVVISHDHYDHLDAPTLTAMKDWDTTFIVPLGVGAHLEYWGVPASRIIELDWWERTKVKGLEIVATPSRHASGRFVTDTNATLWASYALLGPTHRVWFSGDTGLFPAMRDIGERLGPFDLTMIESGEYGSAWPDWHLGPEQAVTAHQMVRGRVMLPVHWGLFNLAFHGWTEPAERVLVAAKRLGVTAVFPKPGQSFEPAAPPPFERWWPELPWETAEQAPIVASQMN; translated from the coding sequence ATGAAGAACTTGAGGAAGCAGAGCTGGCTGCGCTGGGGTTTGGGGGGACTGGGCGCACTGTTCGCCCTGGTCGTGGTGGGCGCGCTGGTGGACGGCTGGAGGGCCTTTGGCCAGCGGGCCATAGGAGACCGGCGCGCGAGGATGGAGAAGTCGACCCAGTGGAGCAGCGGCCACTTCGTGAACCCACAGCCGATGGTCAATGATCTGTGGGGCTCGCTGGTGGGGGCGTTCAACGCCAGCAAGGATGCCAGCCCCTCACAACCGATCCCCACGGTGCGTGGTGGCGCCGAGCGCTTCGCCACGCCCCCGCCCTCGGGCCTGCGCGTGACCTGGCTTGGGCACTCGACGATCCTGGTGGAGGTGGACGGCCACCGCATCCTCACGGATCCGGTCTGGGGCGAGCGCGCGTCGCCGCTGAGCACGGTGGGGCCAAAGCGCTGGTATGCGCCGCTCCTCGCGCTCAAAGAGCTGCCCCCGGTGGACGCCGTCGTCATCTCCCACGACCACTATGACCACTTGGACGCTCCGACCCTCACCGCGATGAAGGACTGGGACACCACCTTCATCGTGCCGCTCGGGGTCGGCGCGCACCTGGAGTACTGGGGCGTGCCCGCGTCGCGCATCATCGAGCTCGACTGGTGGGAGCGCACGAAGGTGAAGGGGCTGGAGATCGTCGCCACACCTTCGCGCCATGCCTCGGGGCGCTTCGTTACCGACACCAATGCGACACTCTGGGCCAGCTATGCGCTGCTGGGCCCCACACATCGCGTGTGGTTCTCAGGGGACACGGGGCTGTTCCCCGCGATGCGGGACATTGGCGAGCGACTGGGGCCCTTCGACCTGACGATGATCGAGTCGGGAGAGTACGGGAGTGCCTGGCCCGACTGGCACCTGGGCCCCGAGCAGGCCGTCACCGCGCACCAGATGGTCCGCGGCCGAGTGATGCTGCCGGTGCACTGGGGGCTCTTCAACCTCGCGTTCCATGGGTGGACGGAGCCAGCGGAGCGCGTGCTCGTAGCGGCGAAGCGGTTGGGGGTGACGGCGGTGTTCCCCAAGCCGGGCCAGAGCTTCGAACCGGCGGCGCCGCCTCCCTTCGAGCGCTGGTGGCCGGAGCTGCCTTGGGAGACCGCGGAGCAAGCGCCCATCGTCGCGTCGCAGATGAACTGA
- a CDS encoding pseudouridine synthase has product MARKPPPRRHSAPPPKHPNRSRWEGKAKPDWLSRALARAGAFPLAEAEEAIRAGRVTLNGRVVDQPLAPVPEGAVIRVDGAELAREVETRVLAFHKPADLLTSTVSQHRTGTVYEVLLPQLPDELSRYTWHAIGRLDRGTTGLLLFTNDEKLVAHATSPETHLPKRYVATVQGTADESKVEPLCRGVMLEDGPTRPAKVKLRDAHTVEVTVTEGRHHQVKRMLGAVGLPVRALHREAVGGVELDVAEGTFRQLTPEEISLGLRYSGRAQD; this is encoded by the coding sequence ATGGCTCGCAAGCCCCCACCTCGCCGGCACTCGGCCCCCCCTCCCAAGCATCCAAACCGCAGCCGCTGGGAGGGCAAGGCCAAGCCGGACTGGCTCTCGCGAGCGCTCGCCCGGGCAGGAGCTTTCCCCCTCGCCGAGGCCGAGGAGGCCATCCGCGCCGGACGTGTCACCCTCAACGGGCGTGTGGTGGACCAGCCACTGGCTCCAGTCCCGGAGGGAGCGGTCATCCGCGTGGATGGAGCCGAGCTGGCCCGCGAGGTGGAGACGCGGGTGCTGGCCTTCCACAAGCCCGCGGACCTGCTCACCTCCACCGTGAGCCAGCACCGCACGGGCACCGTGTACGAAGTGCTCCTGCCCCAGCTCCCGGATGAGCTCTCCCGCTACACGTGGCACGCCATCGGCCGGCTGGATCGAGGCACCACCGGCCTGCTGCTCTTCACCAACGACGAGAAGCTCGTGGCGCACGCCACCTCGCCAGAGACCCACCTGCCCAAGCGCTACGTGGCCACGGTGCAGGGCACGGCGGATGAATCGAAGGTCGAGCCCCTGTGCCGCGGCGTCATGCTGGAGGACGGCCCCACCCGGCCCGCGAAGGTGAAGCTGCGCGACGCCCACACCGTGGAGGTCACCGTCACCGAGGGCCGCCACCACCAGGTGAAGCGCATGCTCGGCGCCGTGGGGTTGCCTGTGCGCGCGCTGCACCGCGAGGCCGTGGGCGGTGTGGAGCTGGACGTGGCCGAGGGCACCTTCCGCCAGCTCACCCCCGAGGAGATCTCCCTGGGCCTGCGCTACAGCGGAAGAGCGCAGGACTAG
- the sthA gene encoding Si-specific NAD(P)(+) transhydrogenase, which translates to MADDFDLVVIGSGPAGEQGAVHAARLGKRVVVVEKEPVPGGTAANTGTLPSKTLRETALYLSGYRARGLFGVETVLKREATVSDLLYRERRVKETERARIDVNLERNGVERVQGKGSLVDAHTVLVQREGHPDRRITARFILIATGSSPYRPPLYPFDDPRVHDSDELLDITALPSALMVVGAGVVGCEYACMFAALGIPVTLVDPKPDLLSFLDTEFSGLLRERMTALGVRMRLGHSVEAIQVPQENTEPIRLTLAGGEMIEVDQVLVAAGRSANTAGLGLEPVGVKLGKRGQVEVGSTYQTAVPHIYAVGDVIGFPALASTAMEQARVAVLHAFGQVQTISPVLPYGIYTIPEVSMAGETEQGLIAKGIPYVAGRAGYVINPRGQIIGEGRGRLKLLFHRESLKLLGVHVLGEQASELVHIGLLALVAGAGTQLFVETCFNYPTLSEMYKTATYDALQQLQA; encoded by the coding sequence ATGGCTGACGACTTCGACTTGGTGGTAATTGGCTCGGGCCCCGCGGGCGAGCAGGGCGCTGTCCACGCTGCACGGCTCGGCAAGCGCGTGGTGGTGGTCGAGAAGGAGCCCGTCCCCGGTGGCACTGCGGCCAACACCGGCACCCTGCCCTCCAAGACGCTGCGCGAGACGGCGCTCTACCTCTCCGGCTACCGCGCCCGCGGCCTCTTCGGCGTGGAGACCGTGCTGAAGCGGGAGGCCACCGTCTCCGATCTCCTCTACCGCGAGCGCCGAGTGAAGGAGACCGAGCGCGCCCGCATCGACGTGAACCTCGAGCGCAACGGCGTGGAGCGAGTGCAGGGCAAGGGCTCGCTCGTGGACGCGCACACCGTCCTGGTCCAGCGCGAGGGACACCCCGATCGCCGGATCACGGCCCGCTTCATCCTCATCGCCACCGGCTCCTCGCCCTACCGCCCGCCGCTCTACCCGTTCGATGATCCCCGGGTACACGACTCGGACGAGCTCCTCGACATCACGGCGCTGCCCAGCGCGCTGATGGTGGTCGGCGCTGGCGTGGTCGGCTGCGAGTACGCGTGCATGTTCGCCGCCCTGGGCATCCCGGTGACGCTGGTGGACCCAAAGCCGGACCTGCTGTCCTTCCTGGACACCGAATTCTCAGGGCTGCTGCGCGAGCGGATGACGGCACTCGGCGTGCGGATGCGCCTGGGGCACTCGGTGGAGGCCATCCAGGTGCCCCAGGAGAACACCGAGCCCATCCGGCTGACGCTCGCTGGCGGCGAAATGATTGAGGTGGACCAGGTGCTGGTGGCTGCGGGCCGCTCGGCCAACACCGCGGGGCTCGGGCTGGAGCCCGTGGGCGTCAAGCTGGGCAAGCGCGGCCAGGTGGAGGTGGGCTCCACGTACCAGACGGCCGTGCCCCACATCTACGCGGTGGGAGACGTGATCGGCTTCCCGGCGCTGGCCTCCACCGCGATGGAGCAAGCGCGTGTGGCGGTGCTGCACGCCTTCGGCCAAGTGCAGACGATCTCCCCGGTGCTGCCCTACGGCATCTACACCATCCCCGAGGTCTCCATGGCGGGCGAGACGGAGCAGGGCCTGATCGCCAAGGGCATCCCCTATGTCGCGGGCCGCGCCGGGTACGTCATCAATCCCCGGGGGCAGATCATCGGAGAGGGGCGCGGCAGGCTGAAGCTGCTCTTCCACCGAGAGAGCCTGAAGCTGCTCGGGGTGCATGTGCTGGGCGAGCAGGCCTCGGAGCTGGTGCACATCGGGCTGCTGGCACTGGTGGCGGGTGCTGGAACGCAGCTCTTCGTGGAAACGTGCTTCAACTACCCGACGCTCTCCGAGATGTACAAGACGGCCACTTACGACGCGCTGCAACAACTCCAGGCCTGA